From a region of the Janthinobacterium sp. 61 genome:
- the thiL gene encoding thiamine-phosphate kinase: MAPHDALSEFDLIKQYFVRQRPGRATLGIGDDCALLTPSAGKQIAISSDMLVEDRHFFAGADARMLGHKSLAVNLSDLAAMGARPVAFTLALALPQAERSWLAGFAEGLFALADAFGCELIGGDTTKGPLNICITVFGELAPGQALRRSAAVAGDDIWVSGTVGDARLALAGYRMEQELAPADLLAAAARMHTPTPRVALGCALAEAGLAHAAIDISDGLVGDLGHILKASQVGATLDVDALPAGPVLAQQETGLRRRYTAAGGDDYELCFTAPASSRDAIAALAASCGTPVTRVGSIEAQSGLRLVDAAGQPLDLALSSFDHFSD, encoded by the coding sequence ATGGCCCCACACGACGCGCTTTCCGAATTCGACCTGATCAAACAATACTTCGTGCGCCAGCGCCCCGGCCGCGCCACTCTGGGCATTGGCGACGATTGCGCGCTGCTCACGCCAAGTGCCGGCAAGCAGATCGCCATTTCCTCGGACATGCTGGTCGAGGACCGGCACTTCTTTGCCGGCGCCGACGCCCGCATGCTGGGCCATAAAAGCCTGGCCGTGAACCTGTCCGACCTGGCCGCCATGGGGGCGCGCCCCGTGGCCTTTACCCTGGCCCTGGCGCTGCCGCAAGCCGAGCGCAGCTGGCTGGCCGGCTTTGCCGAAGGCCTGTTTGCGCTGGCCGACGCATTCGGCTGCGAATTGATCGGCGGCGACACCACCAAGGGCCCGCTGAACATCTGCATCACCGTGTTCGGCGAACTGGCGCCGGGCCAGGCCCTGCGCCGCAGCGCAGCCGTGGCGGGCGATGATATCTGGGTCAGTGGTACCGTGGGCGACGCGCGCCTGGCGCTGGCGGGCTACCGCATGGAACAGGAGCTGGCGCCAGCCGACCTGCTGGCAGCCGCCGCGCGCATGCACACGCCCACGCCGCGCGTGGCGCTGGGCTGCGCCCTGGCGGAAGCGGGCCTCGCGCATGCTGCCATCGACATTTCGGACGGGCTGGTGGGCGACCTGGGCCATATTCTGAAGGCTTCGCAAGTGGGCGCCACCCTGGACGTCGACGCCCTGCCTGCCGGCCCCGTGCTGGCGCAGCAGGAAACCGGCCTGCGCCGCCGCTACACGGCCGCTGGCGGCGACGATTATGAGCTGTGCTTCACGGCGCCCGCCTCGTCGCGCGATGCCATCGCCGCCCTGGCGGCAAGCTGCGGCACGCCTGTCACGCGCGTGGGCAGCATCGAGGCGCAATCAGGCTTGCGGCTGGTCGATGCAGCCGGGCAGCCTCTGGATCTGGCCTTGAGTTCTTTCGACCACTTCAGCGACTGA
- a CDS encoding EAL domain-containing protein gives MISQADIYAAKILIVDDQEVNLRLLEHLLGGGGYTAISSTLDARAVASLHQRHQFDLIILDLVMPGMSGYAVMDALRPLELEGYLPVLVIAADPDAKLAALEAGARDFISKPFDALEVLTRIRNMLEVRLLHRAARHYNTLLERTVGQRTAELQRFRGAMDATTDAIFLVDVLGMTLVDVNDGACRLLGYARTELLALAPGTLLPSPPAPPLAALPGGQAHLATEVTECELVRRDLSLVPVELGWHWYAQAPVAGGQGAGGLLLIAVARDISERRQAQERLKHLAHYDGLTGLPNRSLFYQTLAQAVELAQEKSWRIVVLFIALDRFKSINDTLGAALGDELLRQFSNRLVECVRLRDTVGRLGNDEFALILTMSRNQQEAVAVANQVREALRAPFDLRGHAATLTASIGIAMYPDDATDPETLIKYANTAMGGAKQAGRDGYRFFTAGMNVQVLARLDLELALRHALEHEQFILYYQPKVDLRTGRISGVEALLRWRRPGYGLVAPAEFVPVLEDTGLIVRVGAWVIQAACRQIAEWRDSEVGPVHVAVNVSSRQFAEGDLEGEVTRALEQHNVAPELLELELTETALMSNAERTIVVLGKLKKIGVKVAIDDFGTGYSSLAYLQRFPIDKLKIDIAFVRNITSNPNDAAIALAIVSMAHSLKLSVVAEGVESRPQLEYLRRNRCDEIQGFYFSRALPALELGQMIVAGAGLPPGHDPAAQPAQTLLIVDDDVNVLSSLHRLFRPEGYQILTASTPAEGFEMLALHRVHVIVCDQRMPSMSGTEFLSKVKELYPETIRIILSGYTGLEAVLDSINRGAIYRFYTKPWDDTQLRDNIRLAFQHYWMVNQPGLARLAVR, from the coding sequence ATGATCAGCCAGGCCGATATCTATGCGGCGAAAATTCTTATCGTCGACGACCAGGAAGTCAATTTGCGCCTGCTCGAGCATTTGCTGGGCGGCGGCGGCTACACGGCCATCTCCAGCACTCTCGATGCGCGTGCCGTGGCCAGCCTGCACCAGCGCCATCAGTTTGACCTGATCATCCTGGACCTGGTGATGCCCGGCATGAGCGGCTATGCCGTGATGGACGCGCTGCGCCCGCTGGAGCTGGAAGGCTATTTACCCGTGCTGGTGATCGCCGCCGACCCGGACGCCAAGCTGGCCGCGCTGGAAGCGGGCGCGCGCGACTTCATCAGCAAGCCCTTCGACGCGCTCGAAGTGCTCACGCGCATACGCAACATGCTTGAAGTGCGGCTGCTGCACCGCGCCGCGCGACACTACAACACGCTGCTCGAACGCACGGTGGGCCAGCGCACGGCCGAACTGCAGCGCTTTCGCGGCGCCATGGACGCCACCACCGACGCCATCTTCCTCGTCGATGTGCTGGGCATGACCCTGGTCGACGTCAACGACGGCGCATGCCGCCTGCTCGGCTATGCGCGCACCGAACTGCTGGCGCTGGCGCCCGGCACCTTGCTGCCATCGCCGCCGGCCCCGCCCCTGGCCGCGCTGCCGGGCGGCCAGGCCCACCTGGCCACGGAAGTGACGGAGTGCGAACTGGTGCGGCGCGACCTGAGCCTGGTGCCCGTGGAACTGGGCTGGCACTGGTATGCACAAGCGCCCGTGGCGGGTGGGCAGGGTGCGGGCGGCCTGCTGCTGATCGCCGTGGCGCGCGACATCAGCGAGCGGCGCCAGGCGCAGGAGCGCCTGAAGCACCTGGCCCACTATGATGGCTTGACGGGGCTGCCGAACCGCAGCCTGTTTTACCAGACCCTGGCCCAGGCCGTCGAACTGGCGCAGGAAAAAAGCTGGCGCATCGTGGTGCTGTTCATCGCGCTGGACCGTTTTAAAAGCATCAACGACACCCTGGGCGCAGCGCTGGGCGACGAATTGCTGCGCCAGTTCAGCAACCGCCTGGTCGAATGCGTGCGCCTGCGCGACACGGTGGGGCGCCTGGGCAACGACGAATTCGCGCTGATACTCACCATGAGCCGCAACCAGCAGGAAGCCGTGGCGGTGGCCAACCAGGTGCGCGAAGCCTTGCGCGCGCCGTTCGACTTGCGCGGTCACGCGGCCACCCTGACGGCCAGCATCGGCATCGCCATGTATCCGGACGACGCCACCGACCCGGAAACGCTCATTAAGTACGCGAATACGGCCATGGGCGGCGCCAAGCAGGCGGGGCGCGACGGCTACCGCTTTTTCACGGCTGGCATGAACGTGCAGGTGCTGGCGCGCCTGGACCTGGAACTGGCGCTGCGCCATGCGCTGGAACACGAGCAATTCATCCTGTACTACCAGCCCAAGGTGGATTTGCGCACGGGCCGCATCAGCGGCGTGGAAGCGCTGCTGCGCTGGCGCCGCCCCGGCTACGGCCTGGTGGCGCCGGCCGAATTCGTGCCCGTGCTGGAAGACACGGGCCTGATCGTGCGGGTGGGCGCCTGGGTGATTCAGGCTGCCTGCCGCCAGATCGCCGAGTGGCGCGACAGCGAAGTGGGGCCCGTGCATGTGGCAGTGAACGTGTCGAGCCGCCAGTTTGCCGAAGGCGACCTGGAAGGCGAGGTGACGCGCGCGCTGGAGCAGCACAACGTGGCGCCGGAACTGCTGGAACTGGAGCTGACAGAAACGGCGCTGATGTCGAACGCCGAGCGCACCATCGTCGTGCTGGGCAAGTTGAAGAAAATCGGCGTGAAAGTGGCCATCGACGATTTCGGCACCGGTTACTCCAGCCTTGCGTATTTGCAGCGCTTCCCCATCGACAAGCTGAAAATCGACATTGCCTTCGTGCGCAACATCACCAGCAATCCGAACGATGCGGCCATCGCGCTGGCCATCGTCAGCATGGCGCACAGCCTGAAATTGAGCGTGGTGGCCGAGGGCGTGGAGTCGCGCCCGCAGCTGGAATACCTGCGGCGCAACCGCTGCGACGAGATCCAGGGCTTTTATTTCAGCCGCGCCCTGCCGGCGCTGGAACTGGGGCAGATGATCGTCGCCGGCGCCGGCCTGCCGCCCGGCCACGACCCGGCCGCCCAGCCGGCGCAGACCCTGCTCATCGTCGACGACGACGTCAACGTGCTGTCGTCGCTGCACCGCCTGTTCCGTCCCGAAGGCTACCAGATCCTCACGGCCAGCACGCCGGCCGAAGGGTTTGAAATGCTGGCCCTGCACCGCGTTCACGTGATCGTCTGCGACCAGCGCATGCCCAGCATGAGTGGCACGGAGTTCCTCAGCAAGGTGAAGGAACTGTACCCGGAAACGATCCGCATCATCCTGTCTGGCTACACGGGCCTGGAAGCCGTGCTCGACTCGATCAACCGGGGCGCCATCTACCGTTTCTATACGAAACCGTGGGATGACACCCAGCTGCGCGACAACATCCGCCTGGCCTTCCAGCACTACTGGATGGTGAACCAGCCGGGACTGGCGCGCTTGGCGGTGCGCTAG
- a CDS encoding ATP-binding protein — protein MIRLRSIRHKLMSVVLLTTLVALVISLGTIVVYDLRAYHRNLVADISTQAELLGHMSSAALAFDDERLALENLNLMRIRPRVTAGALYKADGSLFASYRANAHVGELPAKVGKEGVSIQGSSVELFKPIVDNGELLGTVYLRADYELAGRAADYLAIALGVTVLALLVALLLLRRLDFVITQPILDIADVAREVIETGDYSRRARKLSVDEVAQLVDSFNKMLAEIELRTHALERSNGELAREGEQRTHAQQEVMRLNQELEVRVHERTMQLEMTNGELAMAMEEARSANYAKSAFLSSMSHELRTPLNAILGFAQILSSDRLPSTLEQKKEFAGHILKSGRHLLTLINEILDLAKVESGTVSLSLEPVGLDAILQECRDMIAPLASQRGIGMAFPDACPLNVLADRTRLKQILLNLLSNALKYNREQGQVAIDCAPQVGGRVRISVRDTGVGLDAEQVALLFQPFNRLGQEGGTEEGSGIGLVVTKRLVELMDGSIGVTSAPGEGSTFWIELRVVDAVPVPSAPALPRPDLAGALLDNSAPVTLLYVEDNPANLTLVEEIVRYCPQLQLLTATDGRLGVEMARTHLPQLILMDINLPHVNGTDALKLLRADPRTAHIPVIALTANAMPGDVERSMALGFYRYLTKPINLDEFTEAINSTLAYVAQQRRQKGTGAP, from the coding sequence ATGATCAGACTGCGTTCCATCCGCCACAAGCTGATGTCGGTGGTCTTGCTGACCACCCTGGTGGCGCTCGTCATTTCGCTGGGCACCATCGTCGTCTACGACTTGCGCGCCTACCACCGCAACCTGGTAGCCGATATCAGTACTCAGGCCGAGCTGCTGGGGCACATGAGCTCGGCCGCGCTGGCCTTCGACGACGAACGCCTAGCGCTGGAAAACCTCAACCTGATGCGCATCCGCCCGCGCGTGACGGCCGGCGCCCTGTACAAGGCCGATGGCAGCCTGTTTGCCAGCTATCGCGCAAATGCGCATGTGGGCGAGCTGCCGGCGAAGGTGGGCAAGGAAGGTGTAAGCATCCAGGGCAGCTCGGTGGAACTGTTCAAGCCCATCGTCGACAATGGCGAATTGCTGGGCACCGTGTATCTGCGCGCCGATTACGAGCTTGCCGGCCGCGCGGCCGACTACCTGGCCATCGCGCTGGGCGTGACGGTGCTGGCGCTGCTGGTGGCCTTGCTGCTGCTGCGCCGCCTCGATTTCGTCATCACGCAGCCCATCCTCGATATCGCCGACGTGGCGCGCGAAGTGATCGAGACGGGCGACTACTCGCGCCGCGCGCGCAAGCTCAGCGTCGACGAAGTGGCGCAGCTGGTCGATTCCTTCAACAAGATGCTGGCCGAGATCGAGCTGCGCACGCACGCGCTGGAGCGCTCGAACGGCGAGCTGGCGCGCGAAGGAGAGCAGCGCACCCACGCGCAGCAGGAAGTCATGCGCCTGAACCAGGAACTGGAAGTGCGCGTGCACGAGCGCACGATGCAGCTGGAAATGACGAATGGCGAGCTGGCCATGGCGATGGAAGAGGCGCGCAGCGCCAACTATGCGAAGTCGGCGTTCCTGTCGTCGATGAGCCATGAATTGCGCACGCCACTGAACGCCATCCTGGGTTTTGCGCAAATCCTCAGTTCCGACCGCCTGCCGTCGACCCTGGAACAAAAGAAGGAGTTCGCCGGCCATATCCTGAAATCGGGGCGCCACTTGCTGACCCTGATCAATGAAATCCTCGACCTGGCAAAGGTGGAGTCGGGCACGGTCAGCCTATCGCTTGAACCCGTGGGACTGGACGCCATCTTGCAGGAATGCCGCGACATGATCGCGCCGCTGGCCAGCCAGCGCGGCATCGGCATGGCTTTCCCCGACGCCTGTCCCCTCAACGTGCTGGCCGACCGCACGCGCCTCAAGCAAATTCTGCTGAACCTGCTGTCGAATGCGCTCAAGTACAACCGGGAACAGGGGCAGGTGGCCATCGATTGCGCACCGCAGGTCGGCGGACGCGTGCGTATCAGCGTGCGCGATACGGGCGTGGGACTCGATGCCGAACAGGTGGCGCTGCTGTTCCAGCCCTTCAACCGGCTGGGGCAAGAGGGCGGCACGGAAGAAGGCAGCGGCATCGGCCTGGTGGTGACCAAGCGCCTGGTGGAATTGATGGATGGCAGTATCGGCGTGACGAGTGCGCCCGGCGAAGGCAGCACGTTCTGGATCGAACTGCGCGTGGTCGATGCCGTGCCCGTCCCGAGCGCACCGGCCTTGCCGCGGCCGGACCTGGCCGGCGCGCTGCTCGACAATAGCGCCCCCGTCACCTTGCTGTATGTGGAAGACAATCCCGCCAACCTGACCCTGGTCGAGGAAATCGTGCGCTACTGCCCCCAATTGCAGCTGCTGACGGCAACGGATGGCCGCCTGGGCGTTGAGATGGCGCGCACGCATTTGCCGCAGTTGATCCTGATGGACATCAACCTGCCCCATGTGAATGGCACGGATGCGCTGAAGCTCTTGCGCGCCGATCCGCGCACGGCGCACATTCCCGTCATCGCCCTGACGGCCAATGCCATGCCGGGCGATGTGGAGCGCAGCATGGCGCTGGGCTTTTACCGCTACCTGACCAAGCCGATCAACCTCGATGAATTTACCGAGGCGATCAACAGTACCCTGGCCTATGTGGCGCAGCAGCGCCGGCAGAAGGGAACAGGCGCGCCATGA
- a CDS encoding YfiR family protein, which translates to MAILNWSWWRHPGPLRRPVRGAGRRSLHLGWLLLLLGVLCADARAQVPGELERQVKAGYLYKFAGYVEWPDGSFVRPDSPLVIGVAGADALAEQLEQSVAGHSVNGRAVQVKKVRRGEALAGLHVLYLGALDKTALQEMLAASRGLALLTVSDSDEVYAMGSMINFVMAEDKVRFDVALKPVAQAHIRISARMLLAAYRVQTGGA; encoded by the coding sequence ATGGCAATTTTGAACTGGTCCTGGTGGCGTCATCCTGGCCCCCTGCGCCGCCCCGTGCGCGGCGCCGGCCGCCGCTCCCTCCACTTGGGCTGGCTATTGCTGCTCCTGGGCGTGCTGTGCGCCGATGCGCGGGCGCAGGTGCCGGGGGAGCTGGAACGCCAGGTCAAGGCCGGGTATCTGTACAAGTTTGCCGGCTATGTCGAGTGGCCAGACGGCAGCTTTGTCCGGCCAGACTCTCCCCTGGTGATCGGCGTGGCTGGCGCCGATGCGCTGGCCGAGCAGCTCGAACAGAGCGTGGCCGGGCACAGCGTCAACGGCCGCGCCGTGCAGGTAAAAAAAGTGCGCCGCGGCGAAGCGCTGGCCGGGCTGCACGTGCTGTACCTGGGCGCGCTGGATAAAACGGCGCTGCAGGAGATGCTGGCCGCCAGCCGTGGCCTGGCGTTGTTGACGGTGTCCGATTCGGATGAGGTCTACGCGATGGGCAGCATGATCAATTTTGTGATGGCCGAGGACAAGGTGCGCTTCGACGTGGCCCTGAAGCCCGTGGCGCAGGCGCATATCCGCATCAGCGCGCGCATGCTGCTGGCCGCTTATCGCGTGCAGACGGGGGGCGCCTAG
- a CDS encoding CinA family protein yields the protein MSKEHIPLSTAVGLALQAKGLLLATAESCTGGGVAQAVTDISGSSAWFERGFVTYSNGAKSSMLGVPAELIAAHGAVSEEVAAAMAQGTLAHSEAQVAVSTTGIAGPTGGVPGKPVGTVCFGWAMDGRVQTQRLVFAGDRQAVREQAVAHALRELLRFIQ from the coding sequence ATGAGCAAGGAACACATCCCCCTCTCCACCGCGGTCGGCCTGGCCTTGCAGGCAAAGGGCCTGCTGCTGGCCACGGCCGAATCGTGCACGGGCGGCGGCGTGGCGCAGGCCGTCACCGACATCAGCGGGTCGAGCGCCTGGTTCGAACGGGGCTTCGTCACCTATTCCAACGGGGCCAAAAGCAGCATGCTGGGCGTGCCCGCCGAGCTGATCGCCGCACATGGCGCCGTCAGCGAGGAAGTGGCCGCCGCCATGGCGCAAGGTACCCTGGCCCACAGCGAGGCCCAGGTGGCCGTCTCGACCACGGGCATTGCCGGCCCCACGGGCGGCGTGCCCGGCAAGCCCGTTGGCACCGTCTGCTTCGGCTGGGCCATGGACGGGCGTGTGCAGACGCAGCGACTGGTGTTTGCGGGCGATCGCCAGGCCGTGCGCGAGCAGGCGGTGGCGCACGCCCTGCGCGAACTGCTGCGTTTTATCCAGTAG
- a CDS encoding diguanylate cyclase, producing MKNPPQSVNEDAVPISSLDKADIDRLNQQALSCLVGNRRQARRLAQMALTAAQRQQYARGGAYAELNHCWLAYYAGEAEPSCERLGGYFQHSGDLEGGMEVAALQGAYASRRGDFADAEQHFLQARSLAAQIPDSLHKFMLYARLGVDALNRGDTQDGPRNFLLALDIAERFGSPAHRVNSLSNLASSQHDLGNDEDAIPLLVEALDIIGTQKLKYQQTIVSANLAMCLLATGKPTEALALVEPFYEWPEEDLAVRAFLFCIAAHAAILLQQPDSALQLLLRAEEYARRGQDLEEQMHAWLVRGKLDLHAGQTAHALASLTQAHSLLSWTRNPFHQQQILRGLADINAQLGEWEAAYGFLQQYQAAYEAGSRSARASRSLMRNLEKEMHSLKAERDKALELQAARETENAKLEHLNRELAHQILHVNSLQDSLKEQAMRDHLTGLYNRRHFETCLNAILHEADADAPVAIAIIDLDFFKRVNDTYGHNFGDEVLIQFARLVESQLRGSDMLCRYGGEEFCLLLREADSTIAAHKIDDIAARYRQLLIQQAPHSLTGCTFSAGIAEYPRHGAGRHELLMRADSALYAAKQAGRDRACIADATG from the coding sequence GTGAAAAATCCACCCCAGAGTGTGAACGAGGACGCAGTGCCGATCTCCAGTCTCGATAAAGCCGATATTGACCGTCTGAATCAGCAAGCCCTGTCTTGCCTGGTTGGCAACCGCCGCCAGGCACGCCGGCTGGCGCAGATGGCGCTGACGGCGGCGCAACGGCAACAGTATGCGCGCGGCGGCGCGTATGCGGAACTCAATCATTGCTGGCTGGCGTATTACGCGGGCGAGGCTGAGCCGTCGTGCGAGCGCCTGGGCGGGTATTTCCAGCATAGCGGCGACCTGGAAGGGGGCATGGAAGTGGCGGCCCTGCAGGGCGCGTATGCGAGCCGGCGCGGCGACTTTGCCGATGCCGAGCAGCATTTCCTGCAAGCGCGCAGCCTGGCCGCGCAGATACCCGACTCGCTGCACAAGTTCATGCTCTACGCGCGCCTGGGCGTCGATGCCCTGAACCGTGGCGATACGCAGGACGGCCCGCGCAATTTTTTGCTGGCACTGGACATCGCCGAGCGCTTCGGCAGCCCTGCGCACCGGGTCAACAGCCTGTCGAACCTGGCGTCGTCGCAGCATGACCTGGGCAACGATGAAGATGCCATTCCCCTGCTGGTCGAGGCGCTCGACATCATCGGTACGCAAAAGCTCAAATACCAGCAAACCATCGTCTCGGCCAATCTGGCCATGTGCCTGCTGGCCACGGGCAAACCGACCGAAGCGCTGGCGCTGGTGGAACCGTTTTACGAGTGGCCGGAAGAAGACCTGGCCGTGCGCGCCTTCTTGTTTTGCATCGCCGCCCACGCTGCCATCCTGCTGCAACAGCCCGATAGCGCCTTGCAACTGCTGTTGCGGGCCGAAGAATACGCGCGCCGGGGCCAGGACCTGGAAGAGCAGATGCATGCGTGGCTGGTGCGCGGCAAGCTGGACCTGCACGCGGGCCAGACGGCACATGCCTTGGCGTCCCTGACGCAGGCGCACAGCCTGCTGAGCTGGACGCGCAATCCATTCCACCAGCAGCAGATCTTGCGGGGACTGGCCGACATCAATGCCCAGCTGGGCGAATGGGAAGCCGCGTATGGTTTCCTGCAGCAATACCAGGCCGCCTACGAGGCCGGCAGCAGGTCGGCGCGCGCCTCGCGCAGCCTGATGCGCAACCTGGAAAAGGAAATGCACAGCCTGAAAGCCGAGCGCGACAAGGCGCTGGAACTGCAGGCGGCGCGCGAGACGGAAAACGCCAAGCTTGAGCACCTGAACCGCGAACTGGCGCACCAGATCCTGCATGTCAATTCCCTGCAGGACAGCCTGAAGGAGCAGGCCATGCGCGACCACCTGACGGGCCTGTACAACCGCCGCCATTTTGAAACCTGCCTCAATGCCATCTTGCACGAAGCCGATGCGGATGCGCCCGTGGCCATCGCCATCATCGATCTGGATTTCTTCAAGCGCGTCAACGATACCTACGGGCATAATTTTGGCGATGAAGTGCTGATCCAGTTCGCGCGCCTGGTGGAAAGCCAGCTGCGCGGCAGCGACATGCTGTGCCGTTATGGCGGCGAGGAATTCTGCCTGCTGTTGCGCGAAGCCGACAGCACCATCGCGGCGCACAAGATCGACGATATCGCTGCGCGCTACCGTCAGTTGCTGATCCAGCAGGCGCCGCACAGCCTGACCGGCTGCACCTTTTCGGCCGGCATCGCCGAATATCCGCGCCACGGCGCCGGCCGCCACGAATTGCTGATGCGTGCCGACAGCGCCCTGTACGCGGCCAAGCAGGCCGGCCGCGACCGTGCCTGCATCGCCGACGCTACTGGATAA